The following nucleotide sequence is from Streptomyces sp. HUAS CB01.
TGCCCCAGCAGCCGCGCGTAGTCCTGCTGTGCCTTGGCCGGATCGACCGTGTGCGCGTTTCCGAACAGCGCCATGAGAGGCCCCCCACTCATTGAAGTTGCAACGATTTTCGCACTGTATACCGGAAGTCCGGGAAGGAGCCGGATCGGTCCGGCGCCGGGGCGGTCAGCCGGTGACGTCGGGCGTACGGGTCACGGTCCGGCCCGCGGCGGCGGCCGAGCGGGCGAACCTCGCGGCGTCCACGACGGCCGCCCCTCCCGTGTCGTTGTTGAAGTACACGTACACGTCGTCCCCGTCGGGCCACGCGTCGCCCAGCCGCCGGACCCACCCCGTCAGGGCCTGGCGGCCGTAGCGCGGCGGGGGTTGGGCGAGACCGCCGTGGAGACGCAGATAGCCCCAGTCCGCCGTGCGCCACAGCGCGGTGACGGGGCGGGAACCCCGGTCCGCCCAGCACAACGCGCTCCCGTGCCGCTCCAGCACCGCCCGGAGCTCCCGCTCCGCGTCCCACCACGAGGGGTGGCGCAGTTCGACGGCGACCCGGACCCTGCGCGGGAAGCAGCGCAGACAGGCGTCGAGCGCCGCGGTGTCCTCCCTGAAGTTCGGCGGCAGTTGTAGCAGGACGGGCCCCAGCCGGCCGCCGAGCCCCTCGGCCCGGTCCATCAGCCGGCCCACCGGCTCCGCGGGATCGTGCAGCCGCTTCAGATGCGTCAGGTAGCGGCTCGCCTTCACCGCCATGACGAAGTCCCCGGGCGTGCGGTCGCGCCAGGAGGCGAAGACGTCCCGGTCGGGGAGCCGGTAGAAGGCGTTGTTGTTCTCCACCGTGGCGAACCGCCCGGCGTACTCCTCCAGCCACAACCGCTGGGGTGCCCGGGGAGGGTAGAGGACGCCGCGCCAGTCCTTGTACTGCCATCCCGAGGTTCCGACGATCAGGGGCACGGAGGGATCCGTGCCCGGCCCGCGGCCGGTCGTACCGCGCGCGCGTGACGGGCACCCGTACGGGGCCCCGCCTCAGGGGGCGACGAACAGCGTGGGGAACCGGGGCGCGAGCCAGGGCCTGCGGCCCCAGGCGAGCACCCCGCCCCGGGCGATGGCTCCCCAGGGGCCGCGGCGGCCGAGCGCCATCAGGAGGAACGCGACCGGCTCGGTGAGGATCGTGCAGTCCGGCCGGTCCGGCGTCCGCGCCTCCACGACGGGCCGGCCGTCGGTGAAGGTGACGCCGAACGCGCCGCCGCCCCGCAGCCGGACCTCGTAACGCGCCGTCAGCCCGGCGGCGGCGGAGGTGTCGAGGACCCGGGGCATCGCCGCGATCAGGAAGGGGAGCGTCAACCGGACCCGGCGCCGGTCCACCATGTGCGGACGCCCCAGGGCACGGGCCAGGTCCCAGCCGTGGCCGAGCATGTGCGTCAGAAGGTACGAGCCGAGCGTCGCCAGGTCCATCGGGCCCAGCGGGGTGTGCAGCGTGCCGGGCTCCTCGGTTCCCCGGGCGTCCACCGCCCCGAGGAACGCCTCGGCCTGCTCCACGATCATCGCGGCCAGCGGCCCGGCGCCCCGCTCGGCGAACCCGGCCAGGGCGAGGGCGTTGGCCGCGGCCAGGCTCTGCGGTGTGCCGTCCCCGTGGCGGCGCTCCCGGCCGGCCGCGATGTCGGCCATCAGTTCGTTCGCCTGGGCCAGATGGGCGGCCGCCTCGCCGACGGTCCACTCCGACCCGGGCACCGGGAGGCCGGTGTCCGCCGTACCGGACAGCAGGGCGGCGATCTCCCCCGCCGTGTCGCGTATCGCGTCGCCCAGCCCCTCGGGCAGAGTGCCCACCGTTCCCCGCCCGGCCGCCGTCGCCATCTCTCCGCCCTCCGCACCTCGGGTCCGCGGTACCCAACCAGGTGGGCCGGGACCTGACAAGAGCGGTGGCGGGGCCGAACGGCGAACGGGGCACGGGCACCGGAGGCGGGAACGGCCGTGCGAGCGGCGGGACGAGGAGCGCGAGCCGGCCGTGAACGCGGACGAGCGGGAGATCCGGAACCTGATCGATCGGTGGGCGGAGCGCGTGCACGCGGGCGCTCTCGACGCCGTGCCGGCGCACCACGAGGACGTGCGAAAGTCCCTCCTGGCCCGCGACGCCTGGCCCGCACGCTGCGTTGTCGGAGTCATCCACGTACGTCCCGTACGAGGCTGATCCTCCGCCTTCCGATCCGCGGGCCGCGCCACCGGTCGGCCGCGGGCAACACGGCGGTCGGCCTCGCGTCGACTGATGTTCGCCCGGACGTCACCCGCCCCGGGACCTGATCGACGACGATCCCAGGGGGGAAGAGGGGCGGGCGCCGAGGCATGGGACGCATGAGACGTACGAACCGACGGGCGCGCCCGGCCGCGGGCGCGGTCGTGGCCGCACTGGTACTGGCGGGCTGTGCGGGGGAGGGCCCTGCCGAGGACCGGGTCGAGGCCGGTCCCCCGGCCGTGACCGCGGACGTCGACTGCGCCGGCTCGGGCAGGGTGCAGGGCTCCGGTTCGACCGCTCAGCAGAACGCCATGAAGCACTGGATCGACCAGTACCAGCGCGCCTGCCCCGGTGTCCGGATCGCCTACAACCCCGTCGGGTCCGGCGCCGGGGTGGCGCAGTTCCTGCGGGGAGCGACCGCCTTCGGCGGCACGGACAGCGCGCTGGGCGATCAGGACGTCAAGATCTCCCGGACGTTCTGCGCCGGCGGCCGGGCCATCGACCTGCCGATGGCGGGCGGGCCCGTGGCTCTCGGCTACCACCTACCGGGCGTCCACGACCTGGTCCTCGACGCCCCCACCCTGGCTGCGATCTTCGACTCCCGCATCACCGTCTGGGACCACCCCGACATCCGCCGGCTCAATCCCGGCGTGCGGCTCCCCGAGCTCGCGATCACCGCCGTGCACCGCTCGGACGACTCGGGCACGACGCAGAACCTGAACGCCTATCTGTCGGGCGCCGCGGGCGACGACTGGCCGTACGAGGCGAAGAAGGCCTGGCAGGCCAGGGGTGGCCACTCGGCGGCCGGTTCGGACGGAGTCGCCTCGGCGGTGGCCGCCACCCAGGGGGCGATCGGCTACGTCGAGCTGTCCTTCGCCGCCACCCGGAAGATCGACACGGTGCGCATCGACACCGGCGCGGCCGAACCCGTCGCGCCCAGTGCCGATACCGCCTCCCGGGGCATCGCCCAGGCGAAGGTGGTGGGGCGGGGCAACGACATGAAGCTGGAGTTCGACCACGGGACCTCGGCCGACGGCGCGTACCCGATCGTGCTCGTGACGTACGAGGTCGTCTGCGACACGGGGAACGACCCGGCGAACCTGCCGGCGCTGAAGTCGTTCCTGGCGTACACCGCAGGTGAGGAAGGGCAGAAGCTGCTGCCGACGATCCACTACGCCCCGCTTCCGGAGAGCGTGGCGCTCCGGGTCAGGAGGATCGTCGCCACGCTGTCCTGACGCCTGACGCCTGACGCCTGACGCCTGACGCCTGACGCCTGTGGCTCGGCTCGGCGGCTCGGCGGTGGTCAGCCGAAGCGGCCGGAGATGTAGTCCTCGGTGCGCTGGTCGGAAGGGTTGCTGAAGAGCGTGCCCGTCTCGTCGAACTCGATCAGCCGGCCGTGGCGCACTCCGTCGCGGTCGGTCTGCGAGCTGAAGAACGCGGTCCGCTCCGACACCCGCGCGGCCTGCTGCATGTTGTGCGTGACGACGATGATGGTGAACTCCTGGGCCAGGTGCTCCATCAGGTCCTCGATCTTCGCCGTGGCGATCGGGTCCAGCGAGGAGCACGGCTCGTCCATGAGGATCACCTCCGGTTCGACCGCGATCGTCCGCGCGATGCACAGCCGCTGCTGCTGTCCTCCCGAGAGCGTCAGCGCCGAGGCCCTGAGCTTGTCCTTGACCTCGTCCCACAGGGCCGCGTGGGTCAGGGTCTCCTCGACGAGGTCGTCCAGGTTCCCCTTGAAGCCGCCCACCCGGGGGCCGTACGCGATGTTGTCGTAGATGGACTTCGGGAACGGGTTGGGCTTCTGGAAGACCATGCCGATGCGGCGGCGGACCTCGATGGGGTCGACCTCGCGGCTGTAGAGGTCCTCGTTGTGGTAGCGGATCTTGCCGACGACGCGGGCGTCCGGCAGCAGGTCGTTCATCCGGTTGAAGCAGCGCAGCACGGTGGACTTGCCGCAGCCCGAGGGGCCGATCATCGCCGTGATCTGGCGGGCTCCGATGTTCATATTGACGTCGCGCACGGCCTCGTGGCCGCCGTAGAACACGGACAGACCGCCGACCTCGAAGACCGTTTCGGACGGCCGCAGGGGGTCGCGGTGGGCCGGCTGCGGCGGCCTGGTGCCGCCGGGTCCGTGACCGGGAGGGGTGGTCATGGGGCTTCCTCACACAGGGTCTTCGATGGCACGGCGGTCACCAGCGGCGGGTGAAGTGGTTGCGCAGCCAGATCGCCAGCGAGTTCATGACCAGCAGGATCACCAGCAGGACGACGATCGCGGCGGACGCGAGCGCGGTGAACTCGGCGCGGGACTGACTGATCCAGTTGAAGATCTGGATCGGCAGCACCGTGAACTGGCTGTTCACACCGGTCGGGTTGAACGTGATGAACGTCAGCCCGCCGAGCAGCAGCAGTGGCGCGGCCTCCCCGATGGCGCGGGACAGCGCGAGGATCGCGCCGGTCGCCATGCCGGGCACGGCGGCGGGCAGCACCTGGCGCCAGATGGTCTGCCACTGGGTGGCGCCCAGCGAGAGGGAGGCCTGCCGGATGGACTGGGGCACCGCCCGGATGGCCTCCCTGGACGAGATGATCACGATGGGCAGCACCAGCAGGGACAGGGTGAGCGCGGCAGTGAGCACGGTCTGGCCGAAACCCAGCCCGCGCGAGATGATCCCGAGCCCGAGGATGCCGTAGACGATGGAGGGAACGGCCGCCAGGTTCTGGATGTTGATCTCGATCGCCCGGTTCCACCACCGGCCGCGGTCGGCGTACTCCTCCAGATAGATCGCCGTGAGCACACCGGTCGGCAGGCAGTACAGGGCGGTGAAGGAGATGACCCAGATCGTTCCGGTGATCGCCGACTGGGCGCCGGCGTTCGACGGGTCGATGATGTCCGGGAAGTTGGTCCACAGCTTCGCGTTCAGCCGGGGCCATCCCTCGACGACCACGTAGGTGAGCAGACCGACCAGGAAGACCACGCCGATGGCCAGCGAGGCCCACAGGCTGAGCCGGAAGAACCGCTCGCGCAGCGGAGTGCCCCGGCCCTTCAGCCGGGGGACGTCGGGCGGGTCGGAGGTGACCGCGGTGGGGATCATTCGTACACCTCCCGGTAGCGGCGCACCAGGCGGATGCTGATCAGGTTCATCACCAGCGTGATGGCGAAGAGCAGCAGGCCCACGGCGAAGATCGTCTGGTAGCCCGTGGACCCCGTGGGCAGGTCGCCGATGCCGGCCGCGGCGATGAACGCCGTCATCGTCTGCATGCCCTCGAGCGGGTTGAAGGTGAGGTTCGGGCGGCCGCCGGCCGCGATGGCCACGATCATCGTCTCCCCGATGGCGCGGGAGACCCCGAGGACGACGGCCGCGACGACGCCGGACAGGGCGGCGGGGAACACGACCCGGGTGGAGACCTGCATCCGCGAGGATCCGAGGGCGTAGGCGGCGTCGCGCAGCGAGCGGGGCACGGCTGCCATCGAGTCCTCGGACAGCGACGCGATCGTCGGGATGATCATGATGCCCATGACGAAGCCGGCCGAGAGGGCGTTGAAGACCTCCGGCGGGTCGTTTCCCGGCCAGAACCGCTGGAGGAGGGGGGTGATGGCCTTGAGCGCGAAGAAGCCGTAGACCACGGTCGGGATGCCGGCGAGCACCTCCAGCACGGGCTTGAAGATCCCGCGGACGCGGGGCCCGGCGTACTCGCTCAGGTACACGGCCGCGCCGAGACCCAGCGGAACGGCCACGAACAGCGCGATGACCGTGACCACCAGGGTGGCCGTCACCAGCGGCAGCACGCCGAAGTGCGGCGGTTCGAACAGCGGTGACCAGTCGGTACCGGTGAGGAACTCCCCGAGGTCCACCTTGCCGAAGAACTCCACGACCGGCGGGATCAGTGCGACCACGATGCCCACCGTGGTCAGTACCGAGACCAGTGCGGCGGCCACGAGCAGGACCTTGACGGCCCGCTCGGTCCAGCGCGGCTGAGACCGCTTCAGGAAGCCGGGGGTTCCCGGAGCGGTGCGTCGGCGCAGTGTCCGCGGGGTCATGGCGCGTGCTGCTCGCGCAGCCTCGTCAGGTCCTGCCGCAGCTCCGCCTCCTGGCGGGAGCTGAGCGGGACGAACTGGGCGGCCCTGGCGATGTCGGCGTTGTTCTCGACGTAGTACTCGACGAACGCCTCGACCTCCTTCCGGTCGAGGGCGGCGGCGTTCGGATAGATGAGCAGGGGCCGCGACAGGGGCCGGTAGGTGCCGTTCTGGACGGTGGTCCGGGTGGGCGCGACACAGCCGTTGCCGCCGTCGATCCTCAGGAGCTTCAGCCGGTCCTTGTTCTCCTCGTAGTACGACAGTCCGAAGTAGCCGAGTCCGCCGCGGGAGCCGGAGACGCCCTGCACGGTGACGTTGTCGTCCTCGCTCGGCGAGTAGTCGGTGCGGGACCGGCCCTCCTCGCCGTTGACCGCCTGGGTGAAGTAGTCGAAGGTGCCGGAGTCGGTGCCGGGCCCGAACAGCTCCAGTTCGACGTCCGGGAAGCGCGGGTCGACCTGGTTCCAGTTGTCGACCCGGGAGCCGGGCTCCCAGATCTTCCTCAGCTGCTCGACGGAGAGGCAGTCGGCGAAGTCGTTGTCCTTGCTCACCACGACGGACAGGCCGTCGTTGGCGATCCGGAGCTCCTCGTACCGCACACCCTTGTCCGCGCAGAGGGCCTGTTCCTCGGCGGTGATCCGCCGCGAGGCGTCGGCGATGTCCGTCTCGCCGTTGCAGAACTTCTCGAAGCCGCCCCCGGTGCCGGACGTGCCGACCGTGATCCGCACCCCGGGGTTGCGCTGCTGGAAGAGCTGGGCGGCCGCCGTGGAGAGCGGGGCCACGGTGCTGGAGCCGTCCACTCTGATCGTCCCGGAGAGCCCGCCGCCGCCGTCCCCGGAGCCGGCGTCGGCACCGCCGCACGCGCCCACGGCCACCACGACGGCGGCGGCCAGCGTCACACGTGCCGTGGCCCGGCGCGGGGAACGGGGGATGTTCACGTCGGTTCTCGATCCTCGTCTGCGCACTCGCCGGTCGTCGGTGCCGGGGCACGCCTGTCGGCCGCCAGAGCGACAAAGTACCCCATAAGGTTACGAACGACCCGTGCTCTGCGCGACCGACGAGGAGATCGCGGGGAGAGGGCGGGAGACCGGGCCGGACGGGCGGCGGTCCGGCCCGGCGGATGACGGTCAGGCGGGCGCGTGCTCCCGGTCCCCGCTCGGCCGGGGCAGGCCCTCCGGCCGGCCGAGGCCCCGGAAGAGACGGCCCGGCCACCAGAACCGGCGCCCGAGGTCCAGGGCGAGGGCGGGCACCAGGACCGTACGGACCAGAAGGGTGTCGAGGAGGACGCCGATGCCGACGAGCACTCCCATCTGGGCCATGGTCACCAGGGGCAGTCCCGCGAAGACCGCGAAGGTCGCGGCGAGCACCGCACCGGCCGAGGTGATGACGCCTCCGGTGCTGGTCAGACCCTCCAGCACGCCCGGGACGTGCCCGAGGCGCCCGGTCTCCTCCCGCACCCGGTGCATGAGGAAGATGTTGTAGTCGATGCCGAGCGCCACCAGGAAGACGAAGCCCGTCAGCGGGATCGACCAGTCGACCCCGGCGTGCCCGAGGACGTGCTCGAAGAGCAGGTTCGAGGCGCCGAGAGCGGCGAAGTAGGAGAGCACGACCGTACCGAGCAGCAGCAGCGGCCCGACCAGCGACCGCAGCAGCCAGACGAGGACGAGCAGGACGACGGCGAGGACGGCGGGGATCACCGTGCGCAGGTCGCGGGCGGCCGCGCGCTGGGTGTCCAGGGTCTGGGCCGTGGTCCCGCCGACCAGGGTGACGGAGCCGTCGTGGCCCCGGTCGGCGGAGTGCACGGCGGCGCGCAGCCGGTCGACGGTGTCCTTGGCGGCACCGCTGTCGGGGGCGTCCTCCAGCACCACGGAGAGCGCGGCGAGTTCACCGTCCGGAGTGCGGTCGCCGTCCTCCACCCGGGCGACGCCCGGCACCTCGGACGCGACGGCCCGGACCTCGGCGGCCCGATCCGCCGCCACGACGATCCTGGCCGGGTCGGAGGCGCCCGACGGGTAGTGGGCGGAGATCCGTTCCTGGGCGACCACCGACTCCGGCTTGTCCTGGAACATCTCGGACTGCTGCAGGCCCATGTTCATCCCGGTCGCGCTGAGCGCCAGCACGCAGGTGACGGCGGCGGCCATCAGCCAGGACCAGCGGGGGTGCCGGGCGACCGCCGCGCCGACGCGGGACCAGACCGTGTGCGCCTTGCGGGCGGGGGTGCGGTACCGGGGCACGAACGGCCAGAACACCCAGCGGCCCGCGATCACCAGCAGCGCCGGCAGGACCGTGACCATGGCGAGGAAGCCGCACACCACCCCGACCGCGCCGACGAGTCCCATCGACCGGGAGGAGTTGATGTCGGCGAGGGCGAGGCAGGCGAGCCCGACCGCGACGGTGCCGGCGGAGGCCAGGACGGCGGGGCCGGAGCGCCGCAGCGCGACCGCCATCGCCGTGTGCCGGTCCTCGTGGCGGTGGAGCTCCTCCCGGTAGCGGGCGATCAGCAGCAGCGCGTAGTCCGTGCCGACGCCGAAGACGAGCACCATGAGGACGCCGGCGCTCTGCGGGTCGACGGGCAGGTGCGCGTACCGGGCCAGCAGATACGTGCCGACCTGGGTGAGCACGGCCGCGAAGCCGACGGCCAGCAGCGGGAACAGCCACAGCACCGGGCTGCGGTAGGTGACCAGCAGCAGAACGGCCACCACGAGAGCGGTGGCGATCATCAGGGTGGAGTCGAGGCTGTCGAAGACGGCGACCTGGTCCGTCAGTGAACCGGCCGGGCCGCCGACCGCCGCTTCCACGCCCGGCGGGGCGCCCTCGCCGGCGATCCGGCGCATCTCGTCGAGGGTGCCGGTCAGTCCGTCCTCCTCGGTGGAGAGCGGGACCACGGTCATCAGCGCCTCGCCGTCGTCTGACGGGAGTGGCGGGGCGACCTGCTCGCCGTCGGCCGCGAAGCCGGCGAAGACGGCCCGGTCGGCGTCGGCCTTCGCCCGCGCGCCGTCACCGGTGTAGACGACGACGGCCGGCATGACCGTGTCGTCACGGAACCTCTCCAGCTCCGTGTTGACCCGCGCGGACTCGGCACCGCGCGGAAGGAAGGCGTTGGCGCCGGTGTCCTCGACCTCGCCCAGCCTGCCCGCGAGCGGGCCGAGGGCGACGGCGAGCAGCAGCCAGACCGCGAGGACGAGCCATTTCGTGCGGCGGCCCCCTGGGGCGGTGGCCACGCGCGTGAGCAGCGCGTTCATGAGTAGTCTCCTGGGGGTGGAGTTCGGGGCGCACGGGACCCGCACCGCGGCGTGAAGGTTGCCGACCTGCCGCGGAGTCACGGGTGCCGTGGGCCTGGGACGTTGTGCTCCATGGGCACGGCCGGGAGTTGCAGCTCCCGGCCGTGCCGTTCGTCGTGATGTGACCGGGCCGATCGCCGTGGTGCGCGGGGCCCGTCGTCGTGGTGTGACCGGGCCGATCGCCGTGGTGCGCGGGGCCCGTCGTCGTGGTGCGACCGGGCCGATCGCCGTGGTGCGCGGGGCCCGTCGTCGTGGTGCGACCGGGCCGATCGCCGTGGTGCGCCGGGTCGGCGGGTGC
It contains:
- a CDS encoding DUF72 domain-containing protein — protein: MPLIVGTSGWQYKDWRGVLYPPRAPQRLWLEEYAGRFATVENNNAFYRLPDRDVFASWRDRTPGDFVMAVKASRYLTHLKRLHDPAEPVGRLMDRAEGLGGRLGPVLLQLPPNFREDTAALDACLRCFPRRVRVAVELRHPSWWDAERELRAVLERHGSALCWADRGSRPVTALWRTADWGYLRLHGGLAQPPPRYGRQALTGWVRRLGDAWPDGDDVYVYFNNDTGGAAVVDAARFARSAAAAGRTVTRTPDVTG
- the pstS gene encoding phosphate ABC transporter substrate-binding protein PstS, encoding MRRTNRRARPAAGAVVAALVLAGCAGEGPAEDRVEAGPPAVTADVDCAGSGRVQGSGSTAQQNAMKHWIDQYQRACPGVRIAYNPVGSGAGVAQFLRGATAFGGTDSALGDQDVKISRTFCAGGRAIDLPMAGGPVALGYHLPGVHDLVLDAPTLAAIFDSRITVWDHPDIRRLNPGVRLPELAITAVHRSDDSGTTQNLNAYLSGAAGDDWPYEAKKAWQARGGHSAAGSDGVASAVAATQGAIGYVELSFAATRKIDTVRIDTGAAEPVAPSADTASRGIAQAKVVGRGNDMKLEFDHGTSADGAYPIVLVTYEVVCDTGNDPANLPALKSFLAYTAGEEGQKLLPTIHYAPLPESVALRVRRIVATLS
- a CDS encoding maleylpyruvate isomerase family mycothiol-dependent enzyme, with the protein product MATAAGRGTVGTLPEGLGDAIRDTAGEIAALLSGTADTGLPVPGSEWTVGEAAAHLAQANELMADIAAGRERRHGDGTPQSLAAANALALAGFAERGAGPLAAMIVEQAEAFLGAVDARGTEEPGTLHTPLGPMDLATLGSYLLTHMLGHGWDLARALGRPHMVDRRRVRLTLPFLIAAMPRVLDTSAAAGLTARYEVRLRGGGAFGVTFTDGRPVVEARTPDRPDCTILTEPVAFLLMALGRRGPWGAIARGGVLAWGRRPWLAPRFPTLFVAP
- the pstB gene encoding phosphate ABC transporter ATP-binding protein PstB; this encodes MTTPPGHGPGGTRPPQPAHRDPLRPSETVFEVGGLSVFYGGHEAVRDVNMNIGARQITAMIGPSGCGKSTVLRCFNRMNDLLPDARVVGKIRYHNEDLYSREVDPIEVRRRIGMVFQKPNPFPKSIYDNIAYGPRVGGFKGNLDDLVEETLTHAALWDEVKDKLRASALTLSGGQQQRLCIARTIAVEPEVILMDEPCSSLDPIATAKIEDLMEHLAQEFTIIVVTHNMQQAARVSERTAFFSSQTDRDGVRHGRLIEFDETGTLFSNPSDQRTEDYISGRFG
- a CDS encoding MMPL family transporter, translating into MNALLTRVATAPGGRRTKWLVLAVWLLLAVALGPLAGRLGEVEDTGANAFLPRGAESARVNTELERFRDDTVMPAVVVYTGDGARAKADADRAVFAGFAADGEQVAPPLPSDDGEALMTVVPLSTEEDGLTGTLDEMRRIAGEGAPPGVEAAVGGPAGSLTDQVAVFDSLDSTLMIATALVVAVLLLVTYRSPVLWLFPLLAVGFAAVLTQVGTYLLARYAHLPVDPQSAGVLMVLVFGVGTDYALLLIARYREELHRHEDRHTAMAVALRRSGPAVLASAGTVAVGLACLALADINSSRSMGLVGAVGVVCGFLAMVTVLPALLVIAGRWVFWPFVPRYRTPARKAHTVWSRVGAAVARHPRWSWLMAAAVTCVLALSATGMNMGLQQSEMFQDKPESVVAQERISAHYPSGASDPARIVVAADRAAEVRAVASEVPGVARVEDGDRTPDGELAALSVVLEDAPDSGAAKDTVDRLRAAVHSADRGHDGSVTLVGGTTAQTLDTQRAAARDLRTVIPAVLAVVLLVLVWLLRSLVGPLLLLGTVVLSYFAALGASNLLFEHVLGHAGVDWSIPLTGFVFLVALGIDYNIFLMHRVREETGRLGHVPGVLEGLTSTGGVITSAGAVLAATFAVFAGLPLVTMAQMGVLVGIGVLLDTLLVRTVLVPALALDLGRRFWWPGRLFRGLGRPEGLPRPSGDREHAPA
- a CDS encoding PstS family phosphate ABC transporter substrate-binding protein, yielding MNIPRSPRRATARVTLAAAVVVAVGACGGADAGSGDGGGGLSGTIRVDGSSTVAPLSTAAAQLFQQRNPGVRITVGTSGTGGGFEKFCNGETDIADASRRITAEEQALCADKGVRYEELRIANDGLSVVVSKDNDFADCLSVEQLRKIWEPGSRVDNWNQVDPRFPDVELELFGPGTDSGTFDYFTQAVNGEEGRSRTDYSPSEDDNVTVQGVSGSRGGLGYFGLSYYEENKDRLKLLRIDGGNGCVAPTRTTVQNGTYRPLSRPLLIYPNAAALDRKEVEAFVEYYVENNADIARAAQFVPLSSRQEAELRQDLTRLREQHAP
- the pstC gene encoding phosphate ABC transporter permease subunit PstC, encoding MTPRTLRRRTAPGTPGFLKRSQPRWTERAVKVLLVAAALVSVLTTVGIVVALIPPVVEFFGKVDLGEFLTGTDWSPLFEPPHFGVLPLVTATLVVTVIALFVAVPLGLGAAVYLSEYAGPRVRGIFKPVLEVLAGIPTVVYGFFALKAITPLLQRFWPGNDPPEVFNALSAGFVMGIMIIPTIASLSEDSMAAVPRSLRDAAYALGSSRMQVSTRVVFPAALSGVVAAVVLGVSRAIGETMIVAIAAGGRPNLTFNPLEGMQTMTAFIAAAGIGDLPTGSTGYQTIFAVGLLLFAITLVMNLISIRLVRRYREVYE
- the pstA gene encoding phosphate ABC transporter permease PstA, producing MIPTAVTSDPPDVPRLKGRGTPLRERFFRLSLWASLAIGVVFLVGLLTYVVVEGWPRLNAKLWTNFPDIIDPSNAGAQSAITGTIWVISFTALYCLPTGVLTAIYLEEYADRGRWWNRAIEINIQNLAAVPSIVYGILGLGIISRGLGFGQTVLTAALTLSLLVLPIVIISSREAIRAVPQSIRQASLSLGATQWQTIWRQVLPAAVPGMATGAILALSRAIGEAAPLLLLGGLTFITFNPTGVNSQFTVLPIQIFNWISQSRAEFTALASAAIVVLLVILLVMNSLAIWLRNHFTRRW